From the Mustelus asterias unplaced genomic scaffold, sMusAst1.hap1.1 HAP1_SCAFFOLD_3590, whole genome shotgun sequence genome, the window ctctgtctcgcgctctctgtctcactgtctctgtctcggtctctctgtcccctcgctctctctttcccctctctctctctctctctctgtcccctctttcgctctcactctctccgtaTTCTCCTGGTCTCCGCATCCTCCTCTGAGTTTGGGATGAGGTGATGTTTGGGGAGGAGGGATGTCAGATTAAACACAGCGGCAGAGAGCGGTCAAGGAGAATACTCACAGAAGCAGCTCCTTCGACTGCTCCTTCTTGGCGAGCTGCTTCTCTCGCTCCTTCACCAGTGCCTCCTGTTTGGCCTTCATGTCATTCAGGGTCACCAGACCTGTGGACACAACACCATCAGACAGGCATcagaacacactctctctctctctctgtgaccccgctctctctctgtccccccccgctctcactcgctgtcccctcgctctctctctgtccccccggtctctctcgcagtcaccccgctctctctctgccccccccactctctctctgtccccccgctctctctctctgtcactctgtccccTCGGTCTCATTCTTTCTGTCACTCtgtcccccacctctctctctcccttttctctgttctctccctctatcccctcCCTCATGAGAGTGTTagacagggacagtgtagagggagcttcactctgtatctaaccccgtgctgtacctgtcctgggagtgtttgatggggacagtgtagagggagcttcactctgtatctaaccccgtgctgtacctgtcctgggagtgtttgatggggacagtgtagagggagcttcactctgtatctaacctcgtgctgtacctgtcctgggagtgtttgatggggacagtgtagagggagcttcactctgtatctaaccccgtgctgtacctgtcctgggagtgtttgatggggacagtgtagagggagcttcactctgtatctaaccccgtgctgtacctgtcctgggagtgtttgatggggacagtgtagagggagctttactctgtatctaaccccgtgcttacctgtcctgggagtgtttgatgggaacagtttagaagaacctttactctgtatctaacccggtgctgtccctgtcctgggagtgtttgatggagacagtgtagagggagctttactctgtattttaccccgtgctgtacctgtcctgggagtgtttgatggggacagtgtagagggagttttactctgtatctaaccctgtgctgtacctgtcctgggagtgtttgatgggggacagtgtagagggagctttactctgtctctaaccctgtgctgtacctgtcctgggagtgtttgatgggggacagtgtagagggagctttactctgtatctaaccccgtgctgcacctgtcctgggagtgtttgatggtgacagtgtagagggagctttactctgtatctaaccccgtgctgtacctgtcctgggagtgtttgatggggacagtgtagagggagctttactctgtatctaaccccgtgctgtacctgtcctgggagtgtttgatggagacagtgtagagggagctttactctgtctctaacccccgtgctgtacctgtcctgggagtgtttgatgggggacagtgtagagggagctttactctgtatctaaccccgtgctgtacctgtcctgggagtgtttgattgggacagtgtagagagagctttactctgtatctaaccccgtgctgtccctgtcctgggagtatttgatgggggacagtgtagcgggagctttactctgtatctaaccccgtgctgtccctgtcctgggagtatttgatgggggacagtgtagcgggagctttactctgtatctaaccccgtgctgtacctgtcctgggagtgtttgatagggacagacAGCGTGTGTGTTCCTGGTCTTACCGACGGTGCTGGACTTGAGTTCTGCCTCCACCGCATCATAATGTGCCGAGAACTTCTTGTCGATAttcgactttaccaggttttccTGCAGGAACAAAGAAGAGAGATTAAAGAACAGTCACGCCATCAGAAACAGTTCCCCAATTACTTGCCCTCTCTTCCCCAAGGGTTGGAGCACGTTTCTGGAATGATCTGTCAACCTTTCACCctgctaaccctaacccaatCTTCACAGAGGAGCCCTGGAGGGTTGGCTTTCATACCCacctgcaggaggccattcggcccaatatgCCAGTGCTCTTTGATGGGCTATCAATGCAACTACTTTATTGCTCCCACAATACCCCTGCTCATATCTCCCCTTCAAGTTCTGCACCAATCCCCTCCTTTTTCAGATGCTGAGTGGAGCTCTCCCAACAGGTTGGGTGTTGGGAGTGGACATTCCCCATTACCTCATGTCGGAGGTGCTCAGAACAAGCGGCTGTGGTGATAGCATCACTCCAGACTGGTCTTTTCCGGTTCAAGCTGGTTTATTGTCGGGCTCTTCTTCAGTGCTACTGACCTGCAAGAAGCTCTCCCCTCGCCAAGTCTTCCAGCTGTCCCgacttatagaatccctgcagtgcaggaggccattcgacccatcaagcccgcaccgacagcagttccacccaggccctatccctgcaactcccgtatttaccctacttgtccccctgacactgagggtcaatttagcattgtcaatccaccttacccacacatctttcagactgtgggaggaaaccggaggaaacccacagagacacatgcGGAGTCCACACAGTGacgcgagccgggaatcgaacccgggtccctggcgctgtgaggcagcagcgctaaccactgcgccaccgtgcaatATTGGACAATCAATGTCACATGTTTAACTCACAAGTTAATGACCGTACACTGTGATTAACAGTACACTGAcacgctgtttaaaaataaggagtcgcccaattaagacggagatgaggaggaatttctttcttcagaggggagtgaatctgtggaattctttatcgcaGAGGCCGCAGAGGTTGGGTCGCTGAATACGTTCAAGgccgagatagatagatttttaatcagtgaggaaATCGAGGGGTTATggaggataaggtgggaaagtggtgtccaggattatcacatcagatcaggcaCAAACTCGTTGAATGGGcgttgcagacacgatgggccgaatggtctacttctgctctaaCGTCTTGTGGTCTCATCAGCAAGGAGGGGCTCACTGGTCAAGAAGTGTTGTACGTCTGTTGTCTGACCTCGTATGTGGAGAAACGTCTGTATCCGTAGGGAAGGAAAGGATCGGGAACAGGAAAAATAAGATGCCAAACATAGTGGAGGGGACTagaacacatagaaacataggtatagaagataggagcaggaggaggccattcggcccttcgagcctgctgcgccattcatcacgatcatggctgatcatccaactcaatagcctaatcctgctttctccccataacctttgatcccattctccccaagtgctatatccagccgcctcttgaatacattcaatgttttgacatcaactgcttcttgtggtaatgaattccacaggctcaccactctttggatgaagaaatgtctactcatctccgtcctaaatggtctaccccgaatcctcagactgtgacccctggttctggactccccccaccatcgggaacatcatccctgcatctaccctgtctagtgctgttagaattttataagtctcccctcattcatctgaactccagcaaaaacaatcctaaccgagtcaatctctcctcatacatcagtcccaccatccccggaatcagcctggtaaaccttcgctgcactccctcaagagcaagaacatccttcctcagaaaaggagaccaaaactgcacacaatactccaggtgtagcctcaccaaggccctgtataattgcaacaacacatccctgctcctgtactcgaaacctctcgcggtgaaggccagcataccatttgccttctttaccgcctgctgcacctgcatgcttaccttcagctggggtacgaggacacccaggtcccactgcacactcccctctcccaatctacagccattcaggtagtaacacAGCCCCGCTTTGCTCCATCCCTCACCTGCAACTGGCAGGGTGACATCCAACTGTACAACATGCGGTGTGTGATCATTTGCAGGCATAGAGCGTTATCCGCAAAGCTAATAGAATCTTATCATTTATCGCTTGGAGAATTGATtgcaagagcagggaggttatgcttcaacagaaactgaaaaatgcagacattttctgttcttgtctcagattccagcatctgcatattttgtctttatcttggaggttatgcttcagttgtacagggcattggtgagaccacatctggagtattgtgtacagtatcagtgagaccacatctggagttttgtgtacagtatggatgagaccacatctggagtattgtgtacagtatcagtgagaccacatctggagtattgtgtacagtatgggtgagaccacatctggagtattgtgtacagtatgggtgagaccacatctggagtattgtgtacagtgtcggtgagaccacatctggagtattgtgtacagtatcagtgagaccacatcgggagtattgtgtacagtgtcggtgagaccacatctggagtactgtgtacagtgtcggtgaaaccacatctggagtattgtgtacagtgtcggtgagaccacatctggagtactgtgtacagtgtcggtgaaaccacatctggagtattgtgtacagtatgggtgagaccacatctggagtattgtgtacagtacggggtctccttatttaaggaaggatgtgaatgtgttGGGAGTGGTTGAGAGAAGGTTTCCCAGACCCatccctggaatgggtgggttgtctgatgaggaaaggtcggacaggttaggcttgtatccgctgcagtttagaagagtaagaggcgactcgatccaaacctttcagatcctgagggggtttcttgacagggtggatgtggagaggatatttcctctttctAGAACtcggtgtggttggggggggggggggttcgcccattgcagacggagatgaggagaaatgatttctctcagagggggctgagtctctggaactctcttcctcggaCGGCGGGGAAGCAGAGTCTTGGaatctttttaaggcagaggtggatagattctggaTTAACgctgaggtgaaaggttatcggggggtcggCGGGAATGTGGGGTCGAGGTGacaatcagatcagacatgatcttattgaatgacagagcaggcatgaggggccgagtggcctaaatgATATGAGtgtgaatctgctttcaggtagaatatacagttgagaaccaagaggaatacagaCGGTTCAGAGGGAGGTGAAAAAACACattagagaagcaaagagggatgATGAGAAAAGACTGGCTGCCAACATAAAGGGGAGTCCCAAAGTCTTCGAGAGGCACATAAATAGTAACAGGGCGGCAAGAGGAGTCGGACCAATTAGGGACATAACAGAGGATTAACACATGGAGGCTAGGGGCATGGCTGAGATATTAAAATGAATATTGTGCACCTGTCTTTACCGAGGAGGTAGATGCCACCCAGGACACGGTGACAGACGAGGAAACTCTGTCCcgagaagggttcaaaattgctaaggaggaagtgttgaataaaCTGTCGATCCCGAAAGTTGACAAGACACCAGGACCGGATCagatgcatcccaggatattgaaggaagtgaggatGGAAATCGCAGGGGCGCTGGCCATAAccttccagtcttccttagactcagAGC encodes:
- the LOC144490675 gene encoding protein FAM50A-like, encoding MAQYKGAASEAGRAMQLMKKREKQREQLQQLKQKIAEENLVKSNIDKKFSAHYDAVEAELKSSTVGLVTLNDMKAKQEALVKEREKQLAKKEQSKELLL